A DNA window from Actinokineospora baliensis contains the following coding sequences:
- a CDS encoding arylsulfatase, protein MTSSSNIPDHARGYDGFTGSIGRVFAESRPGWPAEPRAKGPNIVVVLVDDLGYADIGPFGGEIATPTLDALAAGGLRLTNYHTTPLCSPSRAALLTGLNPHRAGFAFPANSDPGYPAYSFQLPDNAPSLPESLRAAGYATFAVGKWHLTRDAAGHDAADRSSWPLQRGFDRYFGSLEGLTNLHHPHRLIWDNSPYEVDAGGGYPEGYYLTDDLTDRAVRMIDTLRASDPDKPFFLYFAHHAMHGPLGAKDTDLQHYRGRYAEGWDVIRERRFAKQLAEGLFPPETVLAPRNGEPGRDVRPWDELSREQQELFARYMEVYAASLDNVDQSLGRIVDTLRKHGELDNTIIVFTSDNGATAEGGPEGTRSYFSQFVHVPGVPSTWERDVERELDLLGGPRTTIHYPRGWAQASNTPFRLFKFDTYAGGVRTPFIVHWPAGLDAGLRHQYVYVTDVAPTLLELAGVDRLGDRQGVKAVEQDGVSAVPVLREDAASGHTTQYTETGGNRGYYADGWKIVTRHIPGKPFDDSEWELYHVDSDPTETTNVAAEHPEKLAELAAAWEHAAWHNTVFPLNDHSPANHLRRPADARLERPVTLYPGTPLLERYRSAQLVQFRNFTAEATMDSEPGDRGVLFAHGDQGGGYVVYIEDGAAHLTYNAYGVLHRSGPVPLGGGTVRLSATALPDFQWSFVLETGAGSTTLGPVAQLIGLAPFTGISVGADRGGPVDWDLHTREATFPYTGTLHHVRYEPGAQADYDPKLIARLWAEAERVYD, encoded by the coding sequence ATGACCTCCTCGAGCAACATCCCGGACCACGCTCGCGGCTACGACGGCTTCACCGGTTCCATCGGCCGGGTCTTCGCCGAGTCGCGGCCCGGGTGGCCAGCCGAGCCGCGCGCGAAGGGCCCCAACATCGTCGTCGTCCTCGTCGACGACCTGGGCTACGCCGACATCGGCCCGTTCGGCGGCGAGATCGCCACCCCGACCCTGGACGCGCTGGCGGCGGGAGGGCTGCGGCTGACCAACTACCACACCACCCCGCTGTGCTCGCCCTCGCGCGCGGCGCTGCTGACCGGCCTCAACCCGCACCGCGCGGGGTTCGCCTTCCCGGCCAACTCCGACCCCGGCTACCCGGCGTACTCCTTCCAGTTGCCCGACAACGCCCCGTCGTTGCCCGAGTCGCTGCGCGCCGCCGGGTACGCCACCTTCGCCGTCGGCAAGTGGCACCTCACCCGCGACGCGGCGGGCCACGACGCCGCCGACCGGTCGTCGTGGCCGCTGCAGCGCGGCTTCGACCGGTACTTCGGCAGCCTGGAGGGCCTGACCAACCTGCACCACCCGCACCGGCTGATCTGGGACAACAGCCCCTACGAGGTCGACGCGGGCGGCGGCTACCCCGAGGGCTACTACCTCACCGACGACCTCACCGACCGCGCGGTGCGCATGATCGACACCCTGCGGGCCAGCGACCCGGACAAGCCGTTCTTCCTCTACTTCGCCCACCACGCCATGCACGGCCCGCTGGGCGCGAAGGACACCGACCTGCAGCACTACCGCGGCCGCTACGCCGAGGGCTGGGACGTCATCCGGGAGCGGCGCTTCGCCAAGCAGTTGGCCGAGGGCCTGTTCCCGCCGGAGACCGTGCTCGCGCCCCGCAACGGCGAGCCCGGCCGCGACGTGCGGCCGTGGGACGAGCTCTCGCGGGAGCAGCAGGAGCTGTTCGCCAGGTACATGGAGGTCTACGCGGCGTCGCTGGACAACGTCGACCAGAGCCTCGGCCGGATCGTGGACACCCTGCGCAAGCACGGCGAGCTGGACAACACGATCATCGTCTTCACCTCCGACAACGGCGCGACCGCCGAGGGCGGGCCGGAGGGCACCCGCAGCTACTTCAGCCAGTTCGTGCACGTGCCCGGGGTTCCATCCACTTGGGAGCGCGACGTCGAGCGGGAGCTGGACCTGCTCGGCGGGCCGCGCACGACGATCCACTACCCGCGCGGCTGGGCGCAGGCGTCGAACACCCCGTTCCGGCTGTTCAAGTTCGACACCTACGCGGGCGGCGTGCGGACCCCGTTCATCGTGCACTGGCCCGCCGGGCTCGACGCGGGCCTGCGCCACCAGTACGTCTACGTGACCGATGTGGCGCCGACGCTGCTGGAGCTGGCGGGTGTCGACCGGCTCGGTGACCGCCAAGGCGTTAAGGCCGTCGAGCAGGACGGCGTCAGCGCGGTGCCGGTGCTGCGCGAGGACGCCGCGTCCGGGCACACGACGCAGTACACCGAGACCGGCGGCAACCGCGGCTACTACGCCGACGGGTGGAAGATCGTCACCCGGCACATCCCCGGGAAGCCCTTCGACGACAGCGAATGGGAGCTCTACCACGTCGACTCGGACCCGACCGAGACGACCAACGTGGCCGCCGAGCACCCGGAGAAGCTGGCCGAGCTGGCCGCGGCCTGGGAGCACGCGGCGTGGCACAACACGGTGTTCCCGCTCAACGACCACAGCCCGGCCAACCACCTGCGCCGCCCCGCCGACGCCCGCTTGGAGCGGCCGGTCACGCTGTACCCGGGGACGCCGCTGCTGGAGCGGTACCGTTCGGCGCAACTGGTGCAGTTCCGGAACTTCACCGCCGAGGCCACTATGGACTCCGAGCCCGGTGACCGCGGTGTGCTCTTCGCGCACGGCGACCAGGGTGGTGGCTACGTCGTCTACATCGAGGACGGGGCCGCGCACCTGACCTACAACGCCTACGGTGTCCTGCACCGCAGCGGCCCGGTCCCGCTCGGTGGCGGGACGGTCCGGTTGTCGGCCACCGCACTACCCGACTTCCAGTGGTCCTTCGTGCTGGAGACCGGGGCGGGCTCCACGACCCTCGGGCCGGTCGCCCAGTTGATCGGCCTGGCCCCGTTCACCGGGATCAGCGTCGGCGCCGACCGCGGCGGCCCGGTCGACTGGGACCTGCACACCCGCGAGGCCACCTTCCCCTACACCGGAACCCTGCACCACGTCCGCTACGAGCCGGGCGCGCAGGCTGACTACGACCCCAAGCTCATCGCACGACTCTGGGCGGAGGCCGAACGTGTCTACGACTGA
- a CDS encoding ArsR/SmtB family transcription factor, with amino-acid sequence MDVETGDVDDVFRALADPHRRALLDRLNEHDGLSLRELCAGVAMSRQAVSKHLAVLAAANLVSTVWRGREKLHHLNAEPVNAIADRWIKQYDRGRVRALADLKRALEQPVSSTEGPTEFVYTTYIDTTPEKLWQALTEPAFTSRYWGVELTTEWVAGAPMSWRENGVTITDPEQVVLVADRPTRLSYTWHTLSDEWRDSHGFDPAEIAVLAAQRRSKVTFDIEALAGRVRLTVTHDGFEPGSELVAGVSQGWPEIVSSLKTLLETGEPLPAATR; translated from the coding sequence GTGGACGTGGAGACCGGGGACGTCGACGACGTGTTCCGCGCGCTGGCCGACCCGCACCGGCGCGCACTGCTCGACCGGCTCAACGAGCACGACGGGTTGAGCCTGCGCGAACTGTGCGCCGGGGTGGCGATGAGCAGGCAGGCGGTCAGCAAGCACCTGGCCGTGCTGGCGGCGGCCAACCTGGTCAGCACCGTGTGGCGGGGCAGGGAGAAGCTGCACCACCTCAACGCCGAGCCGGTCAACGCCATCGCCGACCGCTGGATCAAGCAGTACGACCGGGGGCGCGTGCGCGCGCTCGCCGACCTGAAACGAGCACTGGAGCAGCCCGTGAGCAGCACCGAAGGCCCCACCGAGTTCGTCTACACCACCTACATCGACACCACACCGGAGAAGCTCTGGCAGGCGCTGACCGAGCCGGCGTTCACCAGCCGGTACTGGGGCGTGGAGCTCACCACCGAGTGGGTCGCGGGCGCGCCGATGAGCTGGCGGGAGAACGGGGTGACGATTACCGACCCCGAGCAGGTGGTGCTGGTCGCCGACCGGCCGACCCGGCTGTCCTACACCTGGCACACGCTCAGCGACGAGTGGCGCGACTCGCACGGGTTCGACCCGGCGGAGATCGCGGTGCTCGCCGCGCAGCGCCGGTCCAAGGTGACCTTCGACATCGAGGCGCTGGCGGGCCGGGTGCGGCTGACGGTGACCCACGACGGGTTCGAGCCGGGCAGCGAGTTGGTCGCGGGCGTGAGCCAGGGGTGGCCGGAGATCGTGTCCAGCCTCAAGACGCTGCTGGAAACCGGGGAACCGCTGCCCGCCGCCACGAGGTAG
- a CDS encoding substrate-binding domain-containing protein, with translation MDSTSVVRAVVRDRVEVALTGPDPAVLRIGLLLPLSGALGLTGPSGLMAAALAATELTAAGGVLGRPVQLVLVDAGRAPVEVAAEATALVGLVDAFVGFHTSDVHRALEVALGGLVPYIFTPPHEGGGRRAGVVLLGDSPTRQLAPAVRWLVARRGARRWALVGSDYIWPRAVHQAATGIVRGLGAQVVSRRLVPFPGSGIDAEAIVAGLARERVDAVLLSLVGRDLAQFNRAFAASPLAQRVVRLSGSLEENGLLAAGGDDTGELYAAMRSFAGQGDERRMALAERHHTLFGDQAPVLDAYAEACYDGVHLAAALASTRSLTAALAQSATAALLTSGDRRPWSAAPLGPPRAGTFLARATGLDLTVITSLP, from the coding sequence ATGGACTCCACCTCGGTCGTGCGCGCGGTCGTGCGGGACCGGGTGGAGGTCGCGCTGACAGGACCGGACCCGGCGGTGTTGCGGATCGGGCTGCTGCTGCCGCTGTCGGGGGCGCTGGGGCTGACCGGGCCGTCCGGGTTGATGGCTGCGGCGCTGGCGGCGACCGAGCTGACCGCGGCGGGCGGGGTGCTCGGGCGGCCGGTGCAGTTGGTGCTGGTGGACGCGGGCAGGGCGCCGGTCGAGGTCGCCGCCGAGGCCACCGCGCTGGTGGGTCTGGTCGACGCCTTCGTGGGGTTCCACACCAGTGACGTGCACCGGGCGCTGGAGGTCGCGCTGGGCGGGCTGGTGCCCTACATCTTCACCCCGCCGCACGAGGGCGGCGGCCGCCGAGCCGGGGTCGTCCTGCTCGGCGACAGCCCGACCAGGCAGCTCGCCCCGGCGGTCCGCTGGCTGGTGGCGCGGCGCGGTGCCCGGCGGTGGGCGCTGGTGGGAAGCGACTACATCTGGCCGCGAGCGGTGCACCAGGCGGCGACGGGGATCGTGCGTGGGCTGGGCGCGCAGGTCGTGTCGCGGCGGCTGGTGCCGTTCCCGGGTAGTGGGATCGACGCGGAGGCGATCGTGGCCGGGTTGGCCAGGGAGCGGGTGGACGCGGTCCTGCTCAGCCTGGTCGGCCGGGACCTGGCGCAGTTCAACCGCGCGTTCGCCGCCTCGCCCCTGGCGCAGCGCGTGGTCCGCCTCTCCGGCTCGCTGGAGGAGAACGGCCTGCTGGCCGCGGGCGGCGACGACACCGGTGAGCTCTACGCCGCCATGCGCTCCTTCGCGGGCCAAGGCGACGAACGCCGTATGGCCCTGGCCGAACGCCACCACACCCTCTTCGGCGACCAAGCCCCCGTCCTCGACGCCTACGCCGAAGCCTGCTACGACGGCGTCCACCTCGCCGCGGCGTTGGCGAGCACGCGCTCGCTCACCGCCGCCCTGGCCCAGTCCGCCACCGCGGCCCTGCTCACCTCGGGCGACCGCCGCCCCTGGTCCGCCGCACCGCTCGGGCCACCCAGGGCGGGCACGTTCCTCGCCCGCGCCACCGGCCTGGACCTCACGGTCATCACCTCCCTGCCCTGA
- a CDS encoding ABC transporter permease: protein MTRYLLRRAPSALIVLWLASVLIFLVIRAIPGDAAAAMAGPDASPEVVAAIRHDLGLDLPVATQYLHWLGGLFSGDLGRSYLIGGDIADLVAEGFANTLTLTLAALLIAVLVALLLGPLWAATTNRWVDRVLTGFHTAAVALPPFVTGVVLVIVFGVFFRLLPTGGVPPKGMFDRLDITAQYLVLPAVCLALPVAGVLTGFLAETLRGELRQDYVTTVRAAGVKKREVVVRHAMRGALPVAITTLGLQTGALLGGAVLVESIFSWPGLGLLVEQGITRRDYPVVQVLLMLSVAVFVLVQLLTDVIHAALDPRIRLGAQT from the coding sequence ATGACCCGGTACCTGCTGCGCCGCGCGCCGTCGGCGCTCATCGTGCTCTGGCTCGCCTCGGTGCTGATCTTCCTGGTCATCCGGGCGATCCCGGGCGACGCGGCCGCGGCGATGGCAGGTCCGGACGCCTCGCCGGAGGTGGTGGCGGCCATCCGCCACGACCTCGGGCTCGACCTGCCGGTGGCCACCCAGTACCTGCACTGGCTGGGCGGGTTGTTCAGCGGTGACCTCGGCAGGTCCTACCTGATCGGCGGCGACATCGCCGACCTGGTGGCGGAGGGCTTCGCGAACACCCTGACGCTCACCCTCGCCGCCCTGCTGATCGCGGTCCTGGTCGCGCTGCTGTTGGGTCCACTGTGGGCGGCCACCACCAACCGCTGGGTTGACCGCGTGCTCACCGGTTTCCACACCGCCGCGGTAGCGCTACCGCCATTCGTCACCGGCGTGGTGCTCGTCATCGTGTTCGGGGTGTTCTTCCGACTGCTCCCCACGGGTGGTGTTCCGCCCAAGGGGATGTTCGACCGCCTGGACATCACCGCGCAGTACCTGGTGCTGCCCGCGGTGTGCCTGGCGCTGCCGGTGGCCGGGGTGCTCACCGGTTTTCTCGCCGAAACCCTGCGCGGAGAACTAAGGCAGGACTACGTGACGACGGTGCGCGCAGCAGGAGTGAAGAAACGGGAGGTGGTCGTACGGCACGCAATGCGCGGCGCGCTTCCGGTCGCCATCACCACGCTCGGCCTGCAAACCGGTGCACTGCTCGGTGGCGCCGTCCTCGTCGAGTCGATCTTCTCCTGGCCGGGGCTCGGTCTGCTGGTCGAGCAGGGCATCACCCGGCGTGACTACCCGGTGGTCCAGGTGCTGCTGATGCTGTCGGTCGCGGTCTTCGTCCTGGTGCAACTACTCACCGACGTCATCCACGCCGCGCTGGATCCGAGGATCAGGTTGGGAGCCCAGACATGA
- a CDS encoding MarR family winged helix-turn-helix transcriptional regulator, whose amino-acid sequence MAAQRDTQVPDLVDLLTRAQRALARDLGTVLEEEATTVDQWRVLRALSTAADGWSMGELAITVEIPHPTLTRLVDALVDSALTYRTQSPEDRRRVSVHISELGRAKLDRLEALAAAHERTLVDRLSADTVTTLSALLRDLRL is encoded by the coding sequence ATGGCCGCTCAGCGCGACACCCAGGTCCCCGACCTGGTCGACCTGCTGACCCGCGCGCAGCGCGCCCTCGCCCGCGACCTGGGCACGGTGCTCGAAGAGGAAGCCACCACCGTGGACCAGTGGCGCGTGCTGCGCGCCCTGTCCACCGCCGCCGACGGCTGGTCCATGGGCGAACTGGCCATCACCGTCGAGATCCCGCACCCCACCCTGACCCGCCTGGTGGACGCCCTGGTCGACTCGGCCCTGACCTACCGCACCCAGTCCCCGGAAGACCGCCGCCGGGTCTCGGTGCACATCTCCGAACTGGGCCGCGCCAAGCTCGACCGCCTGGAAGCCCTGGCCGCCGCCCACGAGCGCACCCTGGTCGACCGCCTCAGCGCCGACACGGTGACCACGCTGTCCGCATTGCTGCGCGACCTGCGCCTCTGA
- a CDS encoding LamG-like jellyroll fold domain-containing protein: MTRRRLAALVGVLLLVTWLGTSPTVSAFLARVVNTTNTIKSAILDCTQVPLADGATRHYPLNEGAGGVIAYDASPTGADGTYQGGRNSNAANPYPCARPIDWYARLDQTHWVSTPGTISIAPGTSSSQEAWFRTVNSQGVICGFGSTQTGASTNKTNLLIITSLGRVAFLVKGTSNYEIATSYSLNDGAWHHVVGVHDAASGLILYVDGVQRASVNGHPSALTGYFRIGYENTNGFTNGFGTDQDLAHFWDYMAFVSYYPFALSATQVSQHYALHN, from the coding sequence ATGACCAGACGCCGACTCGCCGCGCTCGTCGGCGTGTTGCTGCTGGTCACCTGGCTGGGCACCAGCCCGACCGTCAGCGCCTTCCTGGCGCGCGTGGTCAACACCACCAACACGATCAAGTCCGCGATCCTCGACTGCACCCAGGTCCCCCTCGCCGACGGCGCCACCCGGCACTACCCGCTCAACGAGGGCGCGGGCGGCGTCATCGCCTACGACGCCTCGCCGACCGGCGCGGACGGCACCTACCAGGGCGGCCGCAACTCCAACGCCGCCAACCCCTACCCGTGCGCCCGGCCGATCGACTGGTACGCCCGCCTCGACCAGACCCACTGGGTCTCCACCCCGGGCACGATCTCGATCGCCCCCGGCACCAGCAGCAGCCAGGAGGCCTGGTTCCGCACGGTCAACAGCCAGGGCGTGATCTGCGGCTTCGGCAGCACGCAGACCGGCGCGTCGACCAACAAGACGAATCTGCTGATCATCACCAGCCTCGGCCGGGTGGCGTTCCTGGTGAAGGGCACGTCGAACTACGAGATCGCCACCTCGTACTCGCTCAACGACGGCGCCTGGCACCACGTCGTGGGGGTGCACGACGCGGCGTCGGGGCTCATCCTCTACGTCGACGGGGTGCAGCGGGCTTCGGTCAACGGCCACCCCTCGGCGCTGACCGGGTACTTCCGGATCGGCTACGAGAACACCAACGGCTTCACCAACGGCTTCGGCACCGACCAGGACCTGGCCCACTTCTGGGACTACATGGCGTTCGTGTCGTACTACCCCTTCGCGCTGTCGGCCACGCAGGTGTCGCAGCACTACGCCCTGCACAACTAG
- a CDS encoding glycosyltransferase, whose protein sequence is MDMDVVVPAHNEEFGITGCLDRLAESTQVNRVVVVANGCADRTAELARAHFSAPIVIEVEQPGKAGALNAGDAVCVDFPRAYIDADIELGGADLDALAHAAREPGVEASIPAARLDLTGASWLVRRYYAVWQRLPSVHSSSAGRGVYVLGRDAHERVFPLPADLISDDGYVSRLVPVRAVVDSARVTIAAPRDLRSLVRRRARVHSGNARIQQSSAAGTGLATVLGLVRTRQAYLLDAAVFVGVTLLARLWVSAHRGEVGWGTDHSSRTAVRA, encoded by the coding sequence ATGGACATGGATGTCGTTGTGCCCGCGCACAACGAGGAGTTCGGCATCACCGGGTGCCTGGACAGACTCGCCGAGTCGACCCAGGTGAACAGGGTGGTGGTGGTCGCCAACGGATGTGCCGACCGGACCGCGGAACTGGCCCGCGCGCACTTCAGCGCACCCATCGTCATCGAAGTCGAACAACCGGGAAAAGCAGGGGCTTTGAACGCGGGCGACGCGGTGTGTGTCGATTTTCCGCGAGCCTACATCGATGCCGACATCGAACTCGGCGGCGCTGATCTGGACGCGCTCGCGCACGCCGCGCGGGAACCGGGCGTCGAGGCGTCCATCCCCGCGGCGCGGCTGGACCTGACCGGGGCGTCCTGGTTGGTGCGCCGCTACTACGCGGTCTGGCAGCGACTGCCCTCGGTGCACAGCTCGTCGGCGGGCCGAGGCGTCTACGTGCTCGGCCGCGACGCGCACGAGCGGGTGTTCCCGCTGCCCGCCGACCTCATCAGCGACGACGGGTACGTCTCCCGGCTGGTACCCGTGCGCGCGGTCGTCGACAGCGCCCGGGTCACCATCGCCGCGCCGCGGGACCTGCGCAGCCTGGTCCGCAGGCGCGCGCGGGTGCACAGCGGCAACGCGCGCATCCAGCAGAGCAGCGCCGCGGGCACCGGGCTGGCCACGGTGCTCGGCCTCGTGCGCACCAGGCAGGCCTACCTTCTCGACGCCGCGGTGTTCGTCGGTGTGACGCTGCTCGCCCGGCTGTGGGTCAGCGCCCACCGCGGCGAGGTCGGCTGGGGCACCGACCATTCCAGCCGGACCGCGGTTCGCGCCTGA
- a CDS encoding dipeptide ABC transporter ATP-binding protein: MSTTDVLAVRGLRVSFGQVEAVRGIDFTVAGGEILALVGESGSGKSVTARAVLGLLPETASVRGSARLGDRELVGAGEEELRRVRGQQVAMVFQEPATALNPVHTIGWQIAAVLRAHQPLTKAQALAEAVRLLDLVGIPDPATRVRHYPHQLSGGQKQRVVIAIALANNPRLIIADEPTTALDVTVQAEILSLLRDLRDRLGTAILLITHNMGVVADLADRVVVMRHGELVEQAPVEDLFARPARAYTQELLAAVPRLGHRAPATVAVDGLALHLDQVVVRYKDFLAVDGVDLRVGRGEVVGLVGESGSGKSTIGKVAAGLLRPSSGSATVLDGDPVAARRAIGFIFQDPGGSLNPRMSIEDCIGEPLRVHKVARGKAYRDRVAELLDSVRLPTSYAHRRPRELSGGQRQRVGIARALALNPALLIADEPTSALDVSVQAAVLDLVTDLQRTLGFACLFISHDLAVVDNLAHRVTVLHQGRVVEEGPHHEVLRTPSAPYTRRLVAAVPIPDPVEQRRRSREAAPVH; this comes from the coding sequence GTGTCTACGACTGATGTCCTCGCGGTAAGAGGACTTCGGGTCTCCTTCGGCCAGGTGGAGGCGGTGCGCGGCATCGACTTCACCGTGGCCGGAGGGGAGATCCTGGCGCTGGTGGGGGAATCCGGCTCCGGCAAGTCGGTGACCGCCCGCGCCGTGCTGGGGCTGCTGCCCGAGACCGCTTCGGTGCGCGGTAGCGCGCGGCTGGGGGACCGGGAACTGGTCGGGGCAGGCGAGGAAGAGCTGCGGCGGGTGCGGGGGCAGCAGGTCGCGATGGTCTTCCAGGAGCCCGCGACCGCCCTGAACCCGGTGCACACCATCGGTTGGCAGATCGCCGCCGTTCTGCGCGCCCACCAGCCGCTCACCAAAGCGCAGGCATTGGCCGAGGCCGTCCGGCTGCTCGACCTCGTCGGCATCCCCGATCCCGCGACCAGGGTCCGCCACTACCCGCACCAGCTCTCCGGCGGCCAGAAGCAGCGCGTGGTGATCGCCATCGCGCTGGCCAACAACCCGCGGCTGATCATCGCCGACGAGCCGACCACGGCGCTGGACGTGACCGTCCAGGCGGAGATCCTGTCCCTGCTGCGCGACCTGCGGGACCGCCTGGGGACCGCGATCCTGCTCATCACCCACAACATGGGCGTGGTGGCCGACCTGGCCGACCGGGTCGTCGTCATGCGGCACGGGGAACTCGTCGAGCAGGCACCTGTCGAGGACCTCTTCGCCCGGCCCGCGCGCGCCTACACCCAGGAGCTCTTGGCCGCCGTGCCCCGCTTGGGTCACCGCGCTCCCGCGACCGTTGCGGTCGACGGACTCGCATTGCACCTGGACCAGGTCGTGGTGCGCTACAAGGACTTCCTCGCGGTCGACGGGGTCGACCTGCGTGTCGGTCGGGGTGAGGTCGTCGGCTTGGTGGGGGAGTCGGGCTCGGGCAAGTCCACCATCGGCAAGGTCGCGGCGGGCTTGCTGCGCCCGTCCTCCGGCTCGGCGACCGTCCTCGACGGCGACCCGGTGGCCGCCCGCCGTGCCATCGGGTTCATCTTTCAGGACCCCGGTGGCTCCCTCAACCCTCGAATGTCCATAGAGGACTGCATCGGCGAACCCCTGCGCGTCCACAAGGTCGCCCGCGGCAAGGCGTACCGCGACCGCGTGGCGGAGCTCTTGGACTCCGTGCGTCTGCCCACCTCATACGCCCACCGCCGACCCCGCGAGCTGTCCGGCGGCCAACGCCAACGTGTGGGCATCGCCAGGGCTCTAGCTCTGAACCCCGCGCTGCTGATCGCCGACGAACCCACCAGCGCGCTCGACGTCTCGGTCCAAGCGGCTGTTCTCGACCTGGTGACCGACCTGCAGCGGACCCTCGGCTTCGCGTGCCTGTTCATCAGCCACGACCTGGCCGTGGTCGACAACCTGGCCCACCGCGTGACTGTTCTGCACCAGGGCCGAGTGGTCGAGGAGGGACCGCACCACGAGGTCCTCAGAACCCCGAGCGCGCCTTACACGCGCCGCTTGGTCGCTGCCGTCCCCATCCCCGACCCGGTCGAACAGCGCCGTCGTTCCCGGGAGGCCGCCCCGGTTCACTAG
- a CDS encoding ABC transporter permease: MTATLETPEPVEVAVPVRPKTFLRGKGLVGLVLVGLVIAAGLIGPLLVSWDPYEQIAGANLLGPSAAHPLGTDDLNRDVLARLLAGIRVDLLIAFTAVPVGALIGCAIGALATVNTVLDVAVQRLFDVLLAFPQLILAIGLAAVIGPGTTSVVIVIVCVEIPIFGRLLRTAVLRVRESQFVTAAEVIGAGKAHVLRHHVLPNSLEPVLVQLALSLSVAVFIEGAMSVLGIGVSPPHPSIGAVLTTSLRYLDLNPLFAIGPLVVTAVLVLGFQLIAQATNAARGA, encoded by the coding sequence ATGACCGCGACCCTGGAAACGCCAGAACCGGTCGAGGTCGCCGTCCCCGTCCGGCCCAAGACCTTCTTGCGGGGCAAGGGACTCGTCGGCCTTGTCCTGGTCGGCTTGGTGATCGCGGCCGGGCTGATCGGGCCGCTGCTGGTGTCCTGGGACCCCTACGAGCAGATCGCGGGGGCGAACCTGCTCGGTCCGTCCGCGGCGCACCCGCTGGGCACCGACGACCTCAACCGCGACGTCCTCGCCCGGCTGCTGGCCGGGATCCGCGTGGACCTGCTGATCGCGTTCACCGCCGTCCCGGTCGGTGCGCTGATCGGGTGCGCGATCGGCGCCCTGGCCACGGTCAACACCGTGCTCGACGTCGCCGTGCAGCGGCTGTTCGACGTTCTGCTGGCCTTCCCGCAGCTGATCCTCGCCATCGGTCTGGCCGCGGTGATCGGACCGGGCACCACCTCGGTGGTCATCGTGATCGTCTGCGTGGAGATCCCGATCTTCGGCAGGCTGTTGCGCACCGCGGTCCTGCGGGTGCGCGAGTCACAGTTCGTGACCGCCGCGGAGGTCATCGGCGCGGGCAAGGCCCACGTTCTTCGCCACCACGTCCTGCCCAACTCGCTCGAGCCGGTGCTCGTGCAGCTGGCGCTGTCGCTCTCGGTAGCGGTGTTCATCGAGGGCGCCATGAGCGTGCTGGGCATCGGGGTGAGCCCACCGCACCCCTCCATCGGCGCGGTGCTCACCACCTCATTGCGCTACCTCGATCTCAACCCACTTTTCGCAATCGGACCACTGGTGGTGACAGCGGTGCTCGTGTTGGGCTTTCAGTTGATCGCCCAGGCCACGAACGCCGCGCGCGGCGCATGA
- a CDS encoding DUF11 domain-containing protein, translated as MIATAVLSAVLLAVLPAPADSWPRLSITVDNAAAAATEGDRLTYTLTLRNLGASAVDDLALTQSVPTGLRFDAAEPSGTAGTTAVAWSVDLAAGGEAVIRSTMTVVGEHPRVATTACARTTQDGPPVVCASHSARVVAAAAESWVTRNRWYIAGGFIAAAGIALFARRRLSSREGTD; from the coding sequence GTGATCGCGACCGCAGTACTGTCCGCTGTCCTGCTGGCCGTGCTCCCCGCCCCGGCGGACTCCTGGCCGCGGCTGAGCATCACGGTGGACAACGCGGCGGCGGCGGCGACCGAGGGCGATCGGCTGACCTACACGCTGACCCTGCGCAACCTCGGCGCGAGCGCGGTCGACGACCTCGCGCTCACCCAGAGCGTGCCGACCGGGCTGCGCTTCGACGCCGCCGAGCCGAGCGGCACGGCGGGCACCACCGCGGTCGCGTGGTCGGTCGACCTCGCCGCGGGCGGCGAGGCGGTGATCCGCTCGACGATGACCGTGGTCGGCGAGCACCCCAGGGTGGCCACCACCGCGTGCGCGCGGACCACGCAGGACGGGCCACCGGTGGTGTGCGCGTCGCACTCGGCCCGGGTGGTCGCCGCGGCGGCGGAGTCCTGGGTGACCAGGAACCGGTGGTACATCGCGGGCGGGTTCATCGCGGCCGCCGGAATCGCCCTTTTCGCCAGGCGCCGGTTGTCCTCGCGCGAGGGCACCGACTGA